The following proteins come from a genomic window of Oncorhynchus kisutch isolate 150728-3 unplaced genomic scaffold, Okis_V2 Okis06b-Okis10b_hom, whole genome shotgun sequence:
- the slc29a4a gene encoding LOW QUALITY PROTEIN: equilibrative nucleoside transporter 4 (The sequence of the model RefSeq protein was modified relative to this genomic sequence to represent the inferred CDS: inserted 1 base in 1 codon), translating into MSTAGVERRRPTPAQTPEEREGSVVQSYSFDSYQLEEEEXDQGMPERGVLALSEPAFEEPVPDDRYHGIYFAMLLAGVGFLLPYNSFITDVDYLHHKFQGSSIVFDMSLVYIVVALVAVILNNILVERISLHTRITVGYLFALSPLVFVSVFDVWLESFTTRQAYIVNLFSVGVVAFGCTVQQSSFYGYMGMLPKRYTQGVMTGESTAGVIISLSRIFTKLLISNERINTLIFFLVSITMEMLCFLLHLIVRRSRFVLYYTGPTHRGHSLGKGHDIGSEVSGTGYRVHHDVTTEEGNGVVATTSPSDDVTDEFTGGTYVRFGVPKDKIRRSWPGLRDMFLHRYIVARVIWAYMLSIAVTYSITLCLFPGLESEIRNPTLGEWLPILIMATFNMADFVGKILAALPYEWTGGHLLLFSCLRVVFIPLLVMCVYPSSTPTLSHPAWPCLFSLLMGVTNGYFGSVPMIQAAGKVPPEQRELAGNTMTVSYMTGLMLGSAVAYAAYSFTAPGSNTHTLTNITTGY; encoded by the exons ATGAGTACAGCAGGAGTGGAGCGACGGAGGCCAACCCCAGCACAGacccctgaggagagagaggg CAGTGTAGTGCAGAGTTATAGCTTCGACTCGTACcagctggaggaagagg gggaccAAGGAATGCCGGAGAGAGGGGTGCTGGCCCTGTCAGAACCGG CCTTTGAGGAGCCAGTCCCTGATGACCGTTACCATGGTATCTACTTTGCGATGCTATTGGCTGGCGTGGGCTTCCTGCTTCCCTACAACAGCTTCATCACCGACGTGGATTACCTTCACCACAAGTTCCagg gatccTCCATagtgtttgatatgagtctggtgTATATCGTGGTGGCTCTGGTCGCAGTCATACTAAACAACATCCTGGTGGAGAGAATCAGTCTACACACACGAATCACCGTGG GTTACCTGTTTGCTCTGAGTCCGCTGGTGTTCGTCAGCGTGTTTGATGTGTGGTTGGAATCCTTCACCACCAGACAGGCTTACATCGTCAACCTCTTCTCTGTTGGGGTGGTCGCCTTCGGATGTACAG TGCAGCAGTCCAGTTTCTATGGTTACATGGGGATGCTGCCCAAGAGATACACACAGGGGGTGATGACTGGAGAAA gtaCAGCAGGTGTAATCATCTCTCTGAGTCGTATCTTCACTAAACTCCTGATCAGTAACGAGAGGATAAACACACTCATCTTCTTCCTGGTGTCCATCACCATGGAGATgctctgcttccttctccacctcattgTCCGACGCTCACGATTCGTCCTTTACTACACAGGCCCCACCCACCGGGGTCACAGCCTGGGGAAAGGTCATGACATCGGGTCGGAGGTCAGCGGGACAGGATACAGGGTTCACCACGACGTCACTACAGAGGAA GGTAACGGAGTGGTGGCGACGACGTCGCCATCTGATGATGTCACAGATGAGTTCACAGGAGGGACGTACGTTCGGTTTGGAGTTCCTAAAGACAAGATCCGGAGAAGCTGGCCTGGACTACGAG ATATGTTTCTTCACAGGTACATCGTTGCCAGAGTGATCTGGGCCTACATGTTGTCTATAGCAGTGACCTATAGCatcactctgtgtctgtttccTGGTCTGGAATCAGAGATACGCAACCCAACCCTGGGGGAGTGGCTACCTATACTCATCATGGCCACATTCAACATGGCCGACTTCGTAGGCAAG ATCCTGGCTGCGTTGCCCTATGAGTGGACGGGGGGTCAcctgctcctcttctcctgcctgcGGGTGGTCTTCATCCCTCTGTTGGTGATGTGTGTgtatccctcctccaccccaaccCTCTCCCACCCCGCCTGgccctgtctcttttctctcctcatgGGCGTAACCAACGGTTACTTTGGATCAGTCCCCATGATACAGGCTGCTGGGAAGGTCCCGCCGGAACAGAGAGAACTAGCAG gtaACACTATGACTGTATCGTacatgacagggttgatgttgggATCAGCTGTGGCCTACGCTGCCTATAGCTTCACTGCACcgggctcaaacacacacacactcaccaacatCACCACAGggtattga